Part of the Nitrospinaceae bacterium genome, TTTGGGGATGGCGGGCGATTTCCTTTCCGCCGCTTCCCGGGCGGCTGTCCGTCCTGTGCGCGAGCCGAAAACAAAGCTATCGGCAAGCGCGGCCCCGGCCAGGCGATTAGAGCCGTGGACCCCGCCTGTCGCCTCGCCGCCAGCGTAGAAGCCTGGAAGCGTGGTGTGTCCATGTTCATCGATTCGCAGCCCGCCGAGAAAAGTATGCGGACAACTACAGACCTCAAAGGGCTCTTTGTGCAGATCAACCCCGGCATTCTTGAAGGCCCTTGAGATGTTCTCTCCTTTTTCACCTACCGCACCGATAGCATCTCTAACATCAAAATAGATGCAGCCATGATCCGTTCCGCGTCCCTCGAAGACTTCGGTGCCGATTCCGCGGTTGATGACTGAGCGATGTCCATTCTCATAGACACCATCCTTCGCATCAGGATTATAGCGCTTCATGAAACGCTCGCCGTCGCGGTTGAGGAATTGTCCCCCCGCGGCAAGGAAAGTATGGCTGTTGCTGCCATAGCCTTCCATCTTTTCCGGCCAGCCTGTCGTTAGAACGTAATCGATCATTTCCATGTCAATAAGCTCGGCGCCCGCTCGGAGACCCATGGCGTAGCCGTCTCCGGTTACCTGTGGCGGCGAGTCGTTTATTCGGTGTAGCTGGGGCGCGCCGCCCGTACAAAGAACGGTGCTTTTGGCCCGGATGGCGATGAATTTTCCCTCCCGGTGTTTAAAACCCCAGGCACCCACTACGGTTCCGGTGGCATCTTTGAGCAAATCCACCAAAAAAGAATTGTTGTGCACCTCGATGCCCAACTCTTTCACCCTCGTCGATAGAATTTTCATCAAGGGCTTGCCCATGCCGGAGACGCAATGCAAAAGGCGGGGATAGATCTCGCCCGGGCTGTACTCCTGGTCATATTTGTCCACATCGATTTTCACAAGACCCAGACCCCATGAATCGATG contains:
- a CDS encoding FAD-binding protein is translated as MLNFTQFDELVCDVLVIGGGVAGMMAAHEAHLAGAHVMLLTKSTFPAGSSSMARRGYAAPLGHVDSRDNPYEHWKEIISGGYGINNQRLARIMAEEVIERTYTIDSWGLGLVKIDVDKYDQEYSPGEIYPRLLHCVSGMGKPLMKILSTRVKELGIEVHNNSFLVDLLKDATGTVVGAWGFKHREGKFIAIRAKSTVLCTGGAPQLHRINDSPPQVTGDGYAMGLRAGAELIDMEMIDYVLTTGWPEKMEGYGSNSHTFLAAGGQFLNRDGERFMKRYNPDAKDGVYENGHRSVINRGIGTEVFEGRGTDHGCIYFDVRDAIGAVGEKGENISRAFKNAGVDLHKEPFEVCSCPHTFLGGLRIDEHGHTTLPGFYAGGEATGGVHGSNRLAGAALADSFVFGSRTGRTAAREAAERKSPAIPKSAAEEVRASLAQRESASGGMSPEAFRLALQENVYNNIGQVRSEERLLKGLARLKALRQEAHSVYLESEAEPKRFKELMNIIETENLIDVASMIGTSALLRTESRGGHVRYDFSEQDDENWKVNLVAFKGEKPGEVRTRIDAIVEENFSAPAPA